One Cicer arietinum cultivar CDC Frontier isolate Library 1 chromosome 8, Cicar.CDCFrontier_v2.0, whole genome shotgun sequence DNA segment encodes these proteins:
- the LOC101501648 gene encoding cyclin-D4-1 isoform X1 — protein MAESFDSATSNLLCSENNSTCFDEDLECNGVDDGSGISPSSWDHHTNLNLDNLGSDSFMCFVAHSDEIVRVMVEKEREHLPREDYLMRLRSGDLDLSVRREALDWIWKAHAYYGFGPLSLCLSVNYLDRFLSVFQLPRGVSWTVQLLAVACFSLAAKMEEVKVPQSIDLQVGEPKFVFQAKTIQRMELMILSSLGWKMQALTPCSFIDYFLAKITCEDHPDKLSIARSVQLILNIIKGIDFLEFRPSEIAAAVAISVLKEMPAQEIDKAITDFYIVEKERVLKCVELIKDLFLIKFGANLSKNSSPFVPQSPIGVLDAGCMSFKSDELTVGSCPNSLHYSPRPSNHEM, from the exons ATGGCTGAAAGCTTTGACAGTGCTACCTCTAACCTTCTATGTTCTGAGAATAATAGCACATGTTTTGATGAGGATTTGGAATGTAATGGTGTTGATGATGGTTCTGGAATCTCACCTTCTTCTTGGGACCACCACACAAACCTTAACTTGGACAACCTTGGATCGGATTCTTTTATGTGTTTTGTTGCACATAGTGATGAAATTGTGAGGGTTATGgttgagaaagagagagaacaTTTGCCTAGAGAGGATTATTTGATGAGACTTCGAAGTGGTGATTTGGATTTGAGTGTTAGGAGGGAGGCTCTTGATTGGATTTGGAAG GCTCATGCTTATTATGGATTTGGACCCTTGAGCCTTTGCCTATCCGTGAACTACTTGGATCGATTTCTATCGGTTTTTCAATTACCG AGAGGCGTGAGTTGGACTGTGCAATTGTTAGCTGTAGCTTGCTTCTCACTTGCAGCTAAAATGGAAGAGGTTAAAGTTCCTCAATCTATAGATTTACAG GTTGGAGAACCGAAGTTTGTATTCCAAGCCAAAACCATTCAGAGAATGGAACTAATGATACTAAGCTCATTGGGGTGGAAAATGCAGGCTTTGACTCCTTGTTCTTTCATAGACTACTTCCTTGCTAAGATCACTTGCGAGGACCATCCCGATAAGTTGTCGATCGCGAGATCGGTGCAGCTCATCCTTAACATAATAAAGG GTATTGACTTCTTGGAATTCAGGCCTTCCGAAATTGCTGCCGCGGTTGCGATTTCTGTCTTAAAGGAAATGCCAGCACAAGAGATTGATAAGGCAATAACTGATTTCTACATTGTAGAGAAG GAGAGAGTTCTAAAATGTGTTGAATTGATAAAAGATCTTTTCTTGATCAAGTTTGGTGCTAATTTGAGCAAAAATTCATCACCATTTGTGCCTCAAAGTCCTATTGGTGTGCTTGATGCTGGTTGCATGAGTTTTAAGAGTGATGAATTAACAGTTGGGTCATGTCCAAATTCTTTACATTATAGTCCAAGACCTTCCAATCATGAAATGTGA
- the LOC101501648 gene encoding cyclin-D4-1 isoform X2 gives MAESFDSATSNLLCSENNSTCFDEDLECNGVDDGSGISPSSWDHHTNLNLDNLGSDSFMCFVAHSDEIVRVMVEKEREHLPREDYLMRLRSGDLDLSVRREALDWIWKAHAYYGFGPLSLCLSVNYLDRFLSVFQLPRGVSWTVQLLAVACFSLAAKMEEVKVPQSIDLQVGEPKFVFQAKTIQRMELMILSSLGWKMQALTPCSFIDYFLAKITCEDHPDKLSIARSVQLILNIIKGIDFLEFRPSEIAAAVAISVLKEMPAQEIDKAITDFYIVEKERVLKCVEMIKDLYE, from the exons ATGGCTGAAAGCTTTGACAGTGCTACCTCTAACCTTCTATGTTCTGAGAATAATAGCACATGTTTTGATGAGGATTTGGAATGTAATGGTGTTGATGATGGTTCTGGAATCTCACCTTCTTCTTGGGACCACCACACAAACCTTAACTTGGACAACCTTGGATCGGATTCTTTTATGTGTTTTGTTGCACATAGTGATGAAATTGTGAGGGTTATGgttgagaaagagagagaacaTTTGCCTAGAGAGGATTATTTGATGAGACTTCGAAGTGGTGATTTGGATTTGAGTGTTAGGAGGGAGGCTCTTGATTGGATTTGGAAG GCTCATGCTTATTATGGATTTGGACCCTTGAGCCTTTGCCTATCCGTGAACTACTTGGATCGATTTCTATCGGTTTTTCAATTACCG AGAGGCGTGAGTTGGACTGTGCAATTGTTAGCTGTAGCTTGCTTCTCACTTGCAGCTAAAATGGAAGAGGTTAAAGTTCCTCAATCTATAGATTTACAG GTTGGAGAACCGAAGTTTGTATTCCAAGCCAAAACCATTCAGAGAATGGAACTAATGATACTAAGCTCATTGGGGTGGAAAATGCAGGCTTTGACTCCTTGTTCTTTCATAGACTACTTCCTTGCTAAGATCACTTGCGAGGACCATCCCGATAAGTTGTCGATCGCGAGATCGGTGCAGCTCATCCTTAACATAATAAAGG GTATTGACTTCTTGGAATTCAGGCCTTCCGAAATTGCTGCCGCGGTTGCGATTTCTGTCTTAAAGGAAATGCCAGCACAAGAGATTGATAAGGCAATAACTGATTTCTACATTGTAGAGAAG GAGAGAGTTCTAAAATGTGTTGAAATGATAAAAGATCTTTATGAGTGA
- the LOC101502189 gene encoding ATP-dependent 6-phosphofructokinase 5, chloroplastic: MYTLSHVITTPLHHHHHDSTLRYSNPRLFHSFRVANKFRVFSDLKKSPSNNAIDFTDTDWKIKFKEDFEERFRLPHVTDTFPDSASIPSTFCLKMRTPMTKDFPGNYNSDEWNGYINDNDRVLLKTINHSSPTSAGAECIDPGCNWVEQWVHRAGPRKEIYFKPEEVKAAIVTCGGLCPGLNDVIRQIVITLEIYGVTKIVGIPFGYRGLSDKELTEVPLSRKVVQNIHLSGGSLLGVSRGGPGVSEIVDSLQKRGINMLFVLGGNGTHAGANAIHNECCKRRLKVSVIGVPKTIDNDILLMDKTFGFDTAVEEAQRAINSAYIEAHSAYHGIGIVKLMGRSSGFIAMQSSLASGQIDICLIPEVPFNLHGSHGVLSHLKYLIETKGSAVVCVAEGAGQNLLQKTNATDASGNIIFGDIGVYIQQETKKYFKEIGIHADVKYIDPTYMIRAGRANASDGILCTVLGQNAVHGAFAGFSGITVGTCNTHYAYFPITEVIAHPKLVDPNSRMWHRCLTSTGQPDFI, translated from the exons ATGTATACTCTCTCGCACGTGATCACCACCCcccttcatcatcatcatcatgattcCACACTCCGTTACTCCAACCCTCGTCTCTTCCATTCATTCAGAGTCGCTAATAAGTTTCGCGTCTTTTCCGACCTTAAGAAGAGTCCTAGCAACAACGCAATTGATTTCACTGATACTGATTGGAAAATTAAGTTCAAAGAGGATTTTGAGGAACGTTTTAGACTCCCTCATGTTACTGATACTTTTCCTGATTCTGCTTCTATACCTTCTACTTTTTGTCTCAAAATGAG AACTCCTATGACTAAGGACTTTCCTGGAAATTATAATTCTGATGAATGGAATGGatatattaatgataatgaCAGAGTGCTTCTTAAG ACAATTAACCATTCATCACCTACCTCTGCTGGTGCTGAGTGCATTGATCCTGGTTGTAATTGGGTGGAACAATG GGTTCATCGAGCAGGACCTCGGAAAGAGATATACTTCAAGCCAGAAGAAGTAAAGGCAGCCATTGTTACTTGTGGAGGACTGTGTCCTGGTCTTAATGATGTCATTCGACAG ATTGTAATCACACTTGAAATATATGGTGTAACAAAGATTGTTGGTATTCCTTTTGGCTATCGCGGCTTGTCTGACAAAGAATTGACAGAAGTACCG CTGTCAAGGAAAGTAGTTCAAAACATTCATCTTTCAGGTGGTAGCCTATTAGGAGTTTCGCGTGGAGGACCTGGAGTTAGTGAGATTGTGGACAGTTTGCAG AAAAGAGGGATCAACATGCTCTTTGTGTTGGGTGGAAATGGTACACATGCTGGTGCAAATGCAATTCACAATGAG TGCTGTAAAAGACGGCTTAAAGTATCTGTAATTGGAGTGCCTAAAACTATAGACAATGATATTCTGTTGATGGACAAAACTTTCGGATTTGACACGGCTGTTGAAGAAGCACAAAGAGCAATAAACTCTGCATATATTGAG GCACATAGCGCGTATCATGGAATCGGGATTGTGAAATTAATGGGTCGTAGCAGTGGATTCATAGCAATGCAATCTTCCTTAGCCAGTGGACAGATTGACATATGTCTAATTCCTGAG GTTCCTTTCAATTTACATGGATCTCATGGAGTTTTGAGTCATCTCAAGTACCTTATAGAAACAAAGGGGTCAGCTGTAGTTTGTGTAGCAGAGGGAGCTGGACAG AATTTACTTCAAAAAACTAATGCTACTGATGCTTCAGGGAATATTATATTTGGAGATATTGGCGTTTATATCCAACAAGAG ACGAAAAAATATTTCAAGGAGATTGGTATTCATGCTGACGTGAAATATATTGATCCAACATACATGATCCGGGCGGGTCGAGCAAATGCTTCAGATGGAATTTTATGCACCGTACTTGGACAAAATGCG GTTCATGGTGCATTTGCTGGATTTAGTGGTATTACAGTAGGCACATGCAACACACATTATGCTTACTTTCCAATTACCGAAGTAATAGCGCATCCTAAGTTGGTGGATCCCAACAGTCGAATGTGGCATCGATGCTTAACTTCAACTGGCCAACCCGACTTCATTTGA
- the LOC101515170 gene encoding uncharacterized protein, whose protein sequence is MDHHGMYTKGMENKNVFEIPVSAEELKIRSELGMKIERDLEEEIKESIYNLAIRLHRIIQHRKERDTKEEACDKVHKKTRAISEVIISMRIGGGTKIEIKEVNKEANERECSFRPKKCLKEVKKIDWEKNLRVGSSPVSVKGSCVRSMHKDRIRPRGKYASGDKKLLQLVWKV, encoded by the exons ATGGATCATCATGGAATGTATACCAAAG gtatggaaaataaaaatgtttttgagATTCCTGTTTCAGCAGAGGAATTGAAGATAAGAAGTGAGCTAGGAATGAAGATTGAAAGGGATTTGGAAGAGGAGATTAAGGAAAGTATATACAATCTTGCTATTAGATTGCACCGAATTATTCAACATAGGAAGGAGAGGGATACAAAAGAAGAAGCATGTGATAAGGTACATAAGAAAACTAGAGCAATTTCTGAGGTAATTATAAGTATGAGAATTGGAGGAGGgactaaaattgaaatcaaGGAGGTTAACAAAGAAGCAAATGAAAGGGAATGTTCTTTTAGAccaaaaaaatgtttgaaagaaGTGAAGAAGATTGATTGGGAGAAGAATCTAAGGGTAGGTTCAAGCCCTGTTTCTGTGAAAGGGTCATGTGTTAGATCAATGCACAAGGATAGAATAAGGCCTAGAGGAAAATATGCAAGTGGGGATAAGAAGCTACTTCAATTGGTGTGGAAGGTTTAA
- the LOC101502503 gene encoding zinc-finger homeodomain protein 1-like, with product MEFEDQEEQEEELCMGGASYDSLPNSSRVKMPGGSEPIMVTHPLRNINSNNGNINIGVGNGKPRYRECLKNHAVGIGGHSLDGCGEFMPAGNEGTLESLKCAACNCHRNFHRKETDPTAGGDPYFLTHHQHHPPPPPQFAAYYRTPTGYLHLPGNQRMGTLALPSTSGGGGDGGTQSPREDQEDVTNPPSGGGSSKKRHRTKFTQEQKDKMLELAEKLGWRIQKHDEGLVQEFCNESGVKRHVLKVWMHNNKHTLGKKP from the coding sequence ATGGAATTTGAAGATCAAGAGGAGCAAGAAGAAGAGCTATGTATGGGTGGAGCGAGTTACGACTCGTTACCTAACTCATCCCGAGTTAAGATGCCAGGTGGCAGTGAACCTATTATGGTAACTCACCCTCTCAGAAACATTAACAGCAACAATGGAAACATCAACATCGGTGTCGGAAACGGAAAACCAAGGTATAGAGAGTGTTTAAAGAATCACGCCGTCGGAATCGGCGGTCATTCTCTCGACGGTTGCGGTGAGTTTATGCCGGCGGGAAATGAAGGAACACTCGAATCACTAAAATGCGCCGCTTGTAACTGTCACCGTAACTTCCACCGTAAAGAGACGGACCCAACCGCCGGTGGTGATCCTTATTTCCTAACGCATCATCAACACCACCCGCCACCTCCGCCGCAGTTCGCGGCTTACTATCGAACTCCGACGGGTTACTTACACTTGCCGGGAAACCAGAGGATGGGGACGCTTGCTCTGCCATCAACTTCCGGCGGAGGCGGCGATGGAGGAACGCAGAGCCCGAGGGAGGATCAAGAAGATGTTACGAACCCACCAAGTGGAGGAGGATCGAGTAAGAAGCGGCATAGAACGAAGTTCACTCAGGAACAGAAGGATAAGATGTTGGAATTGGCTGAGAAATTAGGTTGGAGAATTCAGAAACATGATGAAGGTTTGGTTCAAGAGTTTTGTAATGAAAGTGGTGTGAAGCGTCATGTTCTTAAGGTTTGGATGCATAACAACAAACACACTCTTGGTAAGAAGCCCTAG